One Babesia bovis T2Bo chromosome 4 map unlocalized Chr4_1, whole genome shotgun sequence genomic window carries:
- a CDS encoding putative ribosomal protein L9 — protein MKTTLSSDTLKIPDGVTVTVKSRKVTVKGKYGDITRDFSHVPIELRLSKDQKTIIAMQWFGTKSMIATIRTVMTHISNMITGVTKKYQYKMRLVHAHFPINSNITDDGKTIEIRNFLGEKRVRVVKVLPGVKIEKSESVKDEIILTGVDVENVGRSAALIHQCALVRNKDIRQFLDGIYVSEKGLVDQEA, from the exons ATGAAGACCACTCTCTCTTCTGACACTTTGAAAATTCCTGATGGAG TCACGGTTACCGTGAAGTCCAGAAAGGTTACCGTCAAGGGTAAGTACGGTGACATTACTCGTGACTTCTCGCACGTGCCCATTGAGTTGAGGCTTTCAAAGGACCAGAAGACTATCATTGCTATGCAATGGTTCGGTACTAAGTCCATGATCGCTACCATTAGGACTGTCATGACCCACATCAGCAACATGATCACTGGTGTCACTAAGAAGTACCAATACAAGATGAGGCTTGTACATGCGCACTTTCCTATTAACTCCAACATTACTGATGATGGGAAGACTATCGAAATCCGTAACTTCCTTGGTGAGAAGCGTGTGAGGGTTGTGAAGGTTCTTCCTGGTGTTAAGATCGAGAAGTCAGAGAGCGTCAAGGACGAGATCATTCTCACTGGTGTCGATGTGGAGAATGTCGGAAGGTCTGCTGCTCTCATCCACCAATGCGCTCTCGTCAGGAACAAGGACATTAGGCAGTTCCTTGACGGTATCTACGTCAGTGAGAAGGGATTGGTGGACCAGGAGGCTTAA
- a CDS encoding putative 40S ribosomal protein S15, whose translation MIPIRCFYRVPYINVPRIGHCSADAQHRYVSHVKQFRIKGYPFEKVRAPKTEWYKKAEAIFLAERARVPQGLVGRWQPEDLSELDPRITQALSLKCASGREIRRARTLLLMKHLQKEPFDTGSAPVQLACVSEKILNLRAHLIRHPRDNCRKRAMAILLSRRHKLMKRLYNEDFELYQYVCKVLKIKCVLFSVPDSRNRAKAVNTIGVDGDICKFLIRQKLWWGRFRPRPIALPSGKKVAYTRHPIEPPPHDFNRPKVHKDQLTPAWPYGLTPQRIAGRYVIYNPTAPGAGYCPVPILF comes from the exons ATGATACCAATCAGGTGTTTCTACAGGGTaccatatatcaatgttcCAAGGATTGGCCATTGTTCTGCTGATGCTCAACATAGATATGTGTCCCATGTTAAACAGTTCAGGATCAAGGGATACCCCTTCGAGAAGGTGAGAGCGCCTAAAACGGAGTGGTACAAGAAGGCAGAAGCCATTTTTTTGGCGGAGCGAGCTCGGGTACCGCAGGGGCTAGTTGGCAGATGGCAACCTGAGGACCTATCGGAGTTAGATCCCAGAATAACGCAGGCGTTAAGCTTGAAGTGCGCCAGCGGGCGGGAAATACGCCGGGCGCGTACGCTGCTACtcatgaaacatttgcagAAGGAGCCTTTTGACACGGGAAGTGCACCAGTTCAAC TTGCGTGCGTATCGGAGAAGATACTTAACCTAAGAGCGCATCTGATAAGGCACCCTAGGGACAATTGCAGGAAGCGCGCAATGGCAATTTTGCTCAGTAGGAGACACAAACTTATGAAACGACTGTACAACGAGGACTTTGAGCTATACCAGTATGTTTGCAAAGTGCTGA AAATAAAATGCGTGCTATTCTCCGTTCCGGACTCAAGAAACCGGGCGAAG GCGGTGAATACCATCGGGGTAGATGGAGATATATGTAAATTCCTAATAAGACAGAAGCTATGGTGGG GGAGGTTTAGACCACGACCTATAGCCCTGCCCTCGGGCAAGAAAGTGGCCTATACGAGGCATCCGATAGAACCGCCACCGCACGActtcaaca GACCCAAGGTACATAAAGACCAATTAACACCGGCATGGCCTTACGGGCTAACGCCTCAGAGAATCGCAGGGAGATATGTTATTTACAATCCTACAGCTCCAGGTGCGGGTTACTGCCCTGTACCAATCCTTTTCTAA